The following proteins are co-located in the Castanea sativa cultivar Marrone di Chiusa Pesio chromosome 8, ASM4071231v1 genome:
- the LOC142607289 gene encoding small ribosomal subunit protein uS12, producing the protein MGKTRGMGAGRKLKSHRRRQRWADKSYKKSHLGNEWKKPFAGSSHAKGIVLEKIGIEAKQPNSAIRKCARVQLIKNGKKIAAFVPNDGCLNYIEENDEVLIAGFGRKGHAVGDIPGVRFKVVKVSGVSLLALFKEKKEKPRS; encoded by the exons ATGGG GAAGACACGTGGAATGGGAGCTGGTCGTAAGCTTAAGTCCCACCGCAGAAGGCAAAGGTGGGCTGACAAGTCATACAAGAAGTCCCACCTTGGCAATGAATGGAAGAAACCTTTTGCTGGATCCTCACATGCAAAGGGCATTGTTCTCGAAAAAAT TGGTATTGAGGCTAAGCAGCCAAACTCCGCTATTAGAAAATGTGCTCGAGTTCAGCTGATTAAGAACGGGAAGAAGATTGCAGCTTTCGTACCAAATGATGGTTGCTTAAACTATATTGAGGAGAAT GATGAGGTGCTGATTGCAGGATTTGGACGAAAGGGGCATGCTGTTGGAGATATTCCTGGAGTCAGGTTTAAGGTTGTGAAGGTATCAGGGGTGTCTCTTTTGGCCCTCTTCaaggagaagaaggagaagCCAAGGTCTTAA
- the LOC142605546 gene encoding dof zinc finger protein DOF2.1-like, producing the protein MDPSSGQHQEMPANSLENMLACSKAQPERKPRPQPEQALKCPRCDSTNTKFCYYNNYSLSQPRYFCKSCRRYWTKGGTLRNVPVGGGCRKNKRSSSSSSKRTQDQPLTPNNNNPLTGFPPLTYDSTNDLSLAFARLQKQSCGQLGFDDNDLPIMGNATSSHCDILGNPGPGFLDALRTGFLDSQNNNFHNMYYGGYGNGNMGGEVDNGGGVGVSGEMVQMPYEDHQMSNATTTAVTVTTMKQELCNGRENDNRVLWGFPWQLNGDANMSEVDSGRESWNGLAPSWHGLLNSPLM; encoded by the exons ATGGATCCTTCAAGTGGACAACACCAG GAAATGCCTGCTAATTCACTAGAAAACATGTTGGCTTGCTCAAAAGCACAGCCAGAGAGGAAACCAAGGCCTCAGCCAGAGCAAGCTCTAAAATGCCCAAGATGTGACTCCACTAACACCAAGTTCTGTTACTACAACAATTACAGTCTTTCTCAGCCAAGGTACTTCTGCAAGTCATGCAGGAGGTACTGGACAAAAGGAGGAACATTGAGGAATGTTCCAGTTGGTGGAGGGTGCAGGAAGAACAAGAggtcatcatcttcatcatcaaagAGGACCCAAGATCAACCACTCacacccaacaacaacaacccacTCACTGGCTTCCCACCCCTAACTTATGACTCTACTAATGATCTCAGTCTTGCATTTGCTAGGCTCCAAAAACAGTCATGTGGGCAGTTGGGGTTTGATGACAATGATCTTCCTATTATGGGAAATGCTACCAGTTCCCATTGTGATATCCTTGGAAACCCTGGTCCTGGCTTTCTTGATGCCCTTAGGACTGGCTTTCTAGATAGTCAGAATAACAATTTTCACAACATGTATTATGGGGGATATGGTAATGGGAACATGGGAGGAGAGGTGGAtaatggtggtggtgttggggTTAGTGGAGAAATGGTGCAGATGCCATATGAAGATCATCAAATGAGTAATGCAACAACAACAGCTGTGACAGTGACAACTATGAAGCAAGAATTGTGTAATGGGAGAGAAAATGATAATAGGGTCTTGTGGGGTTTCCCTTGGCAGCTCAATGGTGATGCAAACATGAGTGAGGTTGATTCAGGAAGAGAAAGCTGGAATGGACTTGCTCCATCTTGGCATGGGCTTCTTAATAGCCCTCTAATGTAG